The following proteins are co-located in the Desulfatibacillum aliphaticivorans DSM 15576 genome:
- a CDS encoding LysM peptidoglycan-binding domain-containing protein, producing the protein MSINPTKIGVVVILACVLAFCGQAFSQDEGEYIGWRQGLEYTVQEGDTLWDISEKFFDTPAMWPEVWKQNPHIKNPHWIEPGTVINIYVEDGMTYIPKEEPPPPEPEPEPEPVVEEPPPPPPAYWYPAIEKAGFIRKPELDSLGEIRKTQDGREMAGTGAAIYVSLNTDDQYAEGDRFTIWRPLDKVKDPFNGKFRKATIGTQHWILGEAVCTHISNGTMKAVIEKTYRSIMVGDQLMPYRHLPSNIVIQPGVPGMEGRIVMEENNSGIFGAGDVVFVNKGTDDGLEEGQMYSLYHDQNVKSDLFEDDGLFQESLGKIIVLIAQSNNSTVLITESKEDFNVGTVFRTQQLIDR; encoded by the coding sequence ATGAGTATAAACCCCACTAAAATTGGTGTAGTTGTTATCCTGGCCTGCGTCCTCGCGTTCTGCGGACAGGCCTTTTCCCAAGACGAAGGGGAATATATCGGTTGGCGCCAGGGGCTGGAGTATACGGTCCAGGAAGGCGACACCCTGTGGGATATCTCGGAAAAATTCTTCGACACTCCGGCCATGTGGCCGGAAGTATGGAAGCAAAATCCTCATATCAAGAATCCACATTGGATTGAGCCCGGAACGGTCATCAATATTTATGTGGAAGACGGTATGACTTACATTCCCAAGGAGGAGCCTCCTCCGCCCGAGCCGGAGCCCGAGCCGGAGCCGGTGGTGGAAGAACCGCCTCCCCCTCCGCCGGCTTATTGGTATCCAGCCATAGAAAAGGCCGGATTCATCAGAAAACCGGAATTGGATTCCTTGGGGGAAATCAGGAAAACCCAGGACGGCAGGGAAATGGCTGGCACAGGCGCCGCCATCTATGTTTCCTTAAATACGGACGACCAATATGCGGAAGGTGATCGTTTCACCATCTGGCGTCCTTTGGACAAGGTTAAGGATCCCTTTAACGGAAAGTTCCGTAAAGCCACCATTGGAACGCAACATTGGATTCTTGGCGAGGCTGTCTGCACCCACATATCCAATGGAACCATGAAAGCGGTCATCGAAAAAACCTACCGCTCAATCATGGTCGGCGATCAATTGATGCCTTATCGCCACCTTCCTTCCAACATAGTCATTCAGCCTGGAGTTCCCGGCATGGAAGGCAGGATTGTGATGGAGGAAAACAACTCGGGGATTTTCGGAGCCGGTGACGTGGTTTTCGTTAATAAAGGAACGGATGACGGCTTAGAAGAAGGCCAGATGTACTCGCTTTATCATGATCAGAATGTCAAATCAGACTTATTTGAGGATGACGGCCTGTTTCAGGAGTCCTTGGGCAAGATAATCGTGCTGATAGCCCAGAGCAACAACTCCACGGTGCTTATCACCGAAAGCAAAGAGGACTTCAACGTCGGAACCGTATTCAGGACCCAACAGTTGATTGATCGCTAA
- a CDS encoding ankyrin repeat domain-containing protein: MKTNLTIILYSLILITAALSPVLACGDDMDAAIRNGDLQGVFRLLESGCNIESPNEAGDSALLQACLADQEEIALALIDKGANVNVQPQRHGLTPLMIASVKGMEQAVQSLISSGAAVNAQGLRGQTPLYFSVFSKNPRIVQLLLEAGADPNLNDELNQAPLFFAANAGQVEMVKMLLEYGANVNNRGGGLEQDALMAASIQGNYEIAKLLLEKDAKFHIPDKQGMTALKFASQLGHTDIVNLFLARYAHPLLPPFVESMKEKQSAVEERKAIQE; the protein is encoded by the coding sequence ATGAAAACCAATCTGACCATCATTCTATATAGCCTGATTTTGATCACGGCTGCATTATCCCCTGTTTTGGCCTGCGGCGATGATATGGACGCAGCCATTCGAAACGGGGATTTGCAAGGAGTCTTTCGGCTTCTTGAAAGCGGATGCAATATAGAATCTCCGAACGAGGCGGGAGATTCGGCCCTGCTCCAGGCCTGTTTGGCGGATCAGGAGGAAATCGCCCTTGCGCTCATTGACAAAGGCGCAAACGTCAATGTGCAGCCCCAAAGGCATGGTTTAACGCCGCTGATGATCGCCTCCGTCAAAGGCATGGAACAGGCTGTGCAATCCTTGATTTCTTCCGGCGCGGCTGTTAACGCTCAAGGGCTTAGGGGCCAGACGCCCTTGTATTTTAGCGTTTTTTCCAAAAATCCCAGGATCGTACAATTGTTGTTGGAGGCTGGCGCAGACCCGAACCTGAACGACGAGCTTAATCAGGCGCCGCTGTTTTTCGCCGCCAACGCCGGGCAGGTGGAAATGGTGAAGATGCTGTTGGAATATGGAGCGAACGTCAACAATAGGGGAGGGGGCTTGGAGCAGGACGCCTTGATGGCCGCCTCGATACAAGGGAATTATGAAATCGCCAAGCTGCTGCTGGAAAAGGACGCCAAATTTCATATCCCGGATAAACAAGGCATGACCGCTCTCAAGTTCGCCAGCCAGTTGGGCCATACCGATATCGTCAACCTGTTTCTCGCCCGCTACGCCCACCCGTTGCTGCCGCCCTTTGTCGAGTCCATGAAGGAAAAGCAGAGCGCCGTGGAGGAGCGGAAAGCCATACAAGAATAA
- a CDS encoding JAB domain-containing protein, which produces MAKWEQEGSPPETLNEAVPKLRAVNPGEGHRGRLRERFLQNGLDGFLDYEVVELLLTLATPRKDCKQQAKAAVDHVGSLKAVLAADTDDLQKVKALALQISSAFSSCVRSPKSTWSPKPFWPPCKRRSAHRKSFTTCLTFSSKTKKNECFFIVYLDVQNRILNMETPFEGSLNASHVYTRELIDKALKTGASAVLLAHNHPSGNTKPSKNDIQLTYTLFTAFRSVEIHLLEHLIIGKQGEYYSFADHGYLERFAREYDASRKKFT; this is translated from the coding sequence ATGGCTAAATGGGAACAAGAGGGATCTCCACCTGAAACGCTAAACGAAGCAGTCCCCAAGCTGCGCGCGGTCAACCCCGGAGAGGGGCATCGAGGCAGGCTGCGGGAGCGCTTTTTACAAAATGGGCTGGACGGCTTTTTGGATTACGAAGTGGTTGAACTGCTTTTGACCCTGGCGACCCCCAGGAAGGACTGCAAGCAGCAGGCAAAAGCAGCCGTTGACCATGTTGGGTCCTTAAAAGCCGTCCTGGCCGCTGACACAGACGATCTGCAAAAGGTCAAAGCCTTGGCCCTGCAAATATCCTCGGCATTCTCCTCATGCGTGCGGTCGCCAAAAAGCACCTGGAGTCCGAAGCCGTTCTGGCCTCCTTGCAAGAGGCGGTCAGCTCATCGGAAGAGCTTTACAACCTGCTTAACTTTCAGTTCGAAAACAAAAAAAAACGAATGTTTTTTCATTGTGTACCTGGACGTCCAAAACCGCATCCTGAACATGGAAACCCCTTTTGAAGGCAGCCTGAATGCAAGCCATGTTTACACCAGGGAGTTGATAGACAAAGCCTTAAAAACCGGCGCCTCCGCCGTGTTGCTGGCCCATAACCACCCATCAGGCAACACAAAGCCTTCCAAAAACGACATACAACTGACCTACACCTTGTTCACGGCGTTCCGTTCCGTGGAGATTCACCTGCTGGAGCATTTGATCATAGGAAAACAAGGCGAGTACTACTCCTTTGCAGATCACGGTTACCTGGAACGCTTCGCCAGGGAATATGACGCCTCCAGAAAAAAATTCACCTAA
- a CDS encoding NAD(P)H-dependent glycerol-3-phosphate dehydrogenase, producing the protein MAYTLNKSIDELQVAVVGGGSWGTALAQLLASKGYKTSLWVLEEEVAESIAKERENKVFLPDIKLSENITPSLNLEEALKDKDMIVSVVPSEWLRETALKMKPFIKPETLVVSATKGIEIGTRLTMSGILRETLTHVPQENICVISGPSFAKEVARGMPTVVTVAASDPDVALTVQEAFATPYFRVYTNTDLLGVEVGGAVKNVMAIASGICEGLGFGANTRAALITRGLNEMRRLGRAMGAKQKTFSGLAGVGDLVLTCTADLSRNYTFGKKIGQGMKRKEILSKMRMVAEGVRSSKSVYNLSIELDVEMPIVEQTYKVLYEDEDPAKALFNLMTRKLRDEHDDQYG; encoded by the coding sequence ATGGCATATACTCTCAACAAAAGCATAGACGAGTTGCAGGTTGCTGTTGTTGGCGGAGGAAGCTGGGGCACGGCCCTGGCCCAGTTACTGGCGTCCAAGGGCTATAAGACCTCCTTATGGGTTTTGGAGGAAGAAGTCGCCGAGTCCATAGCCAAGGAGCGGGAAAACAAGGTGTTTTTGCCGGACATCAAATTGTCCGAAAACATCACGCCTTCCCTGAATCTGGAAGAAGCCCTGAAAGACAAGGACATGATCGTCAGCGTGGTTCCCTCGGAATGGCTGAGGGAAACCGCGCTGAAAATGAAGCCCTTCATCAAGCCCGAAACCCTGGTGGTTTCCGCCACCAAGGGCATTGAAATCGGCACGCGCCTGACCATGTCCGGCATTCTGCGGGAAACCCTGACTCATGTTCCCCAGGAGAATATATGCGTTATTTCCGGGCCCAGCTTCGCCAAGGAAGTGGCTAGGGGCATGCCCACGGTGGTTACGGTGGCCGCCTCGGACCCGGACGTGGCGCTGACGGTCCAAGAGGCGTTCGCAACGCCTTATTTTAGGGTATACACCAATACGGACCTGTTGGGCGTGGAAGTGGGCGGAGCGGTGAAAAACGTCATGGCCATTGCATCCGGCATTTGCGAAGGCCTGGGTTTCGGCGCCAACACCCGGGCCGCGCTCATCACCCGAGGGTTGAACGAAATGCGCAGGCTGGGCCGCGCCATGGGCGCCAAGCAAAAAACCTTCAGCGGCCTCGCCGGCGTGGGGGACCTTGTTCTTACCTGCACCGCGGATCTCTCGCGCAATTACACCTTTGGCAAGAAAATCGGCCAGGGCATGAAAAGGAAGGAAATCCTCTCGAAAATGCGAATGGTGGCTGAAGGGGTGCGCTCCTCCAAGTCCGTCTACAATCTGTCCATCGAATTGGATGTGGAAATGCCCATTGTGGAGCAAACCTATAAGGTATTGTACGAAGACGAAGACCCGGCCAAGGCCTTGTTTAATCTCATGACCCGAAAGCTGCGCGACGAACACGACGACCAGTATGGCTAA
- the gyrA gene encoding DNA gyrase subunit A produces the protein MDLGENMLEISIESEMKKSYLDYAMSVIIGRALPDVRDGLKPVHRRVLFTMHELKNDYNKPYKKSARVVGDVMGKYHPHGDAAIYDTMVRMAQDFSLRYPLVDGQGNFGSIDGDPAAAMRYTEVRMQKMAHAILEDLDKETVDFIPNYDETIQEPTVLPTRIPNLLVNGSAGIAVGMATNIPPHNLGEITDALCALIENPKLMPEELLQYVPGPDFPTGGIIYGRAGIHSAYSTGRGIIKIRARIMVEKDNRTGKETLVVTELPYQVNKARVIEKIAHLMKDKVIEGLAFVRDESDREGMRIAMGLKKDEMASIIINKLYKHTQLENSFGIILLSIVNNRPELLNLKETLQYFIAHRKVVVIRRTKYELAKAEARAHILEGYKIAIDNLDEVVKLIRASSTPLEAREGLMARFDLTQIQAQAILDMRLQKLTGLEIEKVEEEYRELIKAIARYKEILASDQLVLEIVRDELLEVRTEYVDERRTEIVDDEGEITIEDMIVEEDMVVTISHRGYIKRNPLTLYHSQRRGGKGKIGMGTGDEDFVSRLFVASTHHTLLFFTNLGRVYWRKVYEIPQAGRAAKGKFISNLLNLAPDEQLATVLDVKEFEPGYNIIMATKDGIIKKTDLLAYSNPRSNGIIALSLGEGDQLIAARISDGTQNVFLGSAFGKSIRFHESDVRAMGRVSRGVKGMTLAAGDHLVGMEVLTHGKTLFSCTENGFGKRTSLDEYPLQKRGGKGVITIRTHERNGAVVSILVVSNDDDLMLMTDAGKIIRMPMGDISVISRNTMGVRLMGMEPGEKLIGAQRLAEKDEEK, from the coding sequence ATGGATTTGGGAGAAAACATGCTCGAAATAAGCATCGAGAGCGAGATGAAAAAATCGTATCTCGATTACGCCATGAGCGTGATTATAGGCCGCGCCCTGCCGGACGTGCGGGACGGCCTAAAACCGGTTCATCGGCGTGTGCTTTTCACCATGCATGAACTAAAAAACGATTATAACAAGCCGTATAAGAAATCCGCCCGCGTCGTCGGCGACGTCATGGGTAAGTATCACCCCCACGGCGATGCGGCGATATACGATACCATGGTGCGTATGGCCCAGGATTTTTCCCTGCGCTATCCACTGGTTGACGGCCAGGGCAACTTCGGGTCCATTGACGGAGACCCTGCAGCCGCCATGCGTTATACGGAAGTCCGGATGCAAAAGATGGCCCACGCCATTTTGGAGGATCTGGACAAGGAAACCGTGGATTTCATCCCCAATTACGATGAAACCATACAAGAACCCACGGTCCTGCCCACGCGGATTCCCAACCTGTTGGTGAACGGCTCGGCCGGCATCGCGGTTGGCATGGCCACCAATATTCCGCCCCACAACCTGGGGGAGATCACGGACGCCCTGTGCGCGCTCATAGAAAATCCCAAGCTGATGCCTGAGGAGCTGCTCCAATATGTTCCCGGGCCGGATTTTCCCACGGGCGGCATTATCTACGGCAGGGCCGGCATTCACAGCGCTTATTCCACGGGCCGGGGCATCATCAAGATTCGCGCCCGCATCATGGTGGAAAAGGACAACCGCACCGGCAAGGAAACCTTGGTGGTGACGGAGCTGCCCTACCAGGTGAACAAAGCCAGGGTGATTGAAAAAATCGCCCACCTCATGAAGGACAAGGTGATAGAAGGCCTGGCCTTTGTGCGGGACGAGTCCGACCGGGAGGGTATGCGCATTGCCATGGGCTTGAAAAAAGATGAGATGGCATCCATCATCATCAACAAGCTCTACAAGCACACCCAGTTGGAAAACTCCTTCGGCATCATCCTGCTTTCCATCGTCAATAACAGGCCCGAGCTGCTCAATCTCAAAGAAACGCTCCAGTACTTCATCGCCCACCGGAAGGTGGTGGTGATCCGCCGGACCAAATATGAGCTTGCCAAAGCCGAAGCCCGTGCACATATTTTGGAAGGCTACAAGATAGCCATCGATAATCTGGACGAGGTGGTGAAGCTCATCCGGGCCAGCAGCACGCCTTTGGAAGCCCGGGAAGGCCTCATGGCCAGATTTGACCTCACCCAGATTCAGGCCCAGGCCATTTTGGACATGCGCCTGCAAAAGCTCACCGGCCTGGAAATCGAAAAGGTGGAGGAAGAGTATCGGGAATTGATCAAAGCCATCGCCCGGTACAAGGAAATCCTGGCAAGCGACCAACTGGTGCTGGAGATCGTTCGAGACGAATTGCTGGAAGTCAGAACCGAATACGTGGACGAACGGCGGACGGAAATCGTGGACGACGAAGGGGAAATCACCATCGAAGACATGATCGTGGAAGAAGACATGGTGGTGACCATCTCCCATCGCGGCTACATCAAGCGCAATCCCCTGACCCTGTACCACAGCCAGCGCCGCGGCGGCAAAGGCAAGATTGGCATGGGCACCGGGGATGAAGACTTCGTCTCCCGTCTTTTCGTGGCTTCCACCCATCACACCCTGCTCTTTTTCACCAACCTGGGCAGGGTGTACTGGAGAAAGGTCTACGAAATTCCCCAGGCCGGAAGGGCCGCCAAGGGCAAGTTCATATCCAACCTGCTCAATCTTGCTCCTGACGAGCAATTGGCCACCGTGCTGGACGTGAAAGAGTTCGAGCCGGGATACAACATTATCATGGCCACCAAAGACGGCATCATCAAAAAGACCGATCTTCTGGCGTACAGCAATCCCAGGTCCAACGGAATCATCGCCCTGAGCCTCGGTGAAGGAGACCAGCTCATCGCAGCCCGCATAAGCGACGGCACCCAAAACGTATTTTTGGGCTCCGCCTTCGGCAAGTCCATTCGTTTCCACGAATCGGACGTGCGGGCCATGGGCCGCGTTTCCCGGGGCGTCAAGGGCATGACCCTCGCCGCCGGAGACCACCTTGTGGGCATGGAAGTGCTGACTCACGGCAAAACCCTGTTCTCGTGCACGGAAAACGGATTCGGAAAGCGCACGTCCCTGGACGAATACCCGCTGCAGAAGCGCGGCGGCAAGGGCGTGATCACCATCCGCACCCACGAGAGGAACGGGGCCGTGGTTTCCATCCTGGTCGTCTCCAACGACGATGACCTGATGCTCATGACCGATGCGGGTAAGATTATCCGTATGCCCATGGGGGACATCTCGGTGATCAGCAGGAACACCATGGGCGTGCGCCTCATGGGCATGGAGCCGGGAGAAAAGTTGATCGGCGCCCAGCGGCTGGCTGAAAAAGACGAGGAGAAATAA
- a CDS encoding AI-2E family transporter, with protein sequence MEQDRKSHQMILIFFLALYIISIGFMGWLLRPFFSILVLAFVVTGVFTPIYRLLLKKMKPGAASGLTCVIIFLVLFIPTLLFAGIVVSEAVGFLDMVNKAALPDQIRTFINNSTLLETINQHIDDYGIVISGAEITQAASQIGQFVGGFLLDSGKAVVSNVLNFVLNFLFMVLIIFFILIDGGKLVDYLVDMSPLPQDQDEKLVAKFKDMSGAVILGNGVCGLAQGILGGAVFALFGLPSPFLWGVVMGILAFLPIVGIGVVFLPAAIIMFIQGKIATGVFFIIFYSILSFSVEYVIKPKLVGDRVQMHPLLVFLAIMGGLKIFGILGVIYGPLIVTFFLTLADIYRASYKAIVEA encoded by the coding sequence ATGGAACAGGACCGGAAAAGCCACCAGATGATACTCATTTTTTTCCTGGCCCTGTACATCATTTCCATAGGATTCATGGGGTGGCTGCTCAGGCCCTTTTTCTCCATCCTGGTGCTGGCCTTCGTGGTCACAGGCGTGTTTACCCCCATTTATCGCCTTTTGCTCAAAAAAATGAAGCCGGGCGCCGCCTCCGGCCTGACCTGCGTTATCATTTTCCTGGTGCTGTTCATCCCCACCCTGCTTTTTGCGGGCATTGTGGTGTCCGAAGCCGTGGGCTTTCTCGACATGGTCAACAAAGCCGCCCTGCCGGACCAGATCAGGACGTTCATCAACAACAGCACCCTGCTTGAGACCATCAACCAGCACATAGACGATTACGGGATTGTGATTTCCGGCGCAGAAATCACGCAAGCCGCCTCCCAGATCGGCCAGTTTGTGGGCGGATTTCTCCTGGACTCCGGCAAGGCCGTCGTATCCAATGTTCTCAACTTTGTGCTTAACTTCCTCTTTATGGTCCTGATAATATTCTTTATATTGATAGACGGCGGCAAGCTGGTGGACTATTTGGTGGACATGTCCCCCCTGCCCCAGGATCAGGACGAGAAGCTGGTGGCCAAATTCAAGGATATGTCCGGCGCCGTCATTTTGGGCAACGGCGTGTGCGGATTGGCCCAGGGGATATTGGGCGGCGCGGTTTTCGCCCTGTTCGGCCTGCCCTCTCCGTTTTTATGGGGCGTGGTCATGGGCATCCTGGCCTTTTTGCCCATTGTGGGAATCGGCGTGGTCTTCCTGCCTGCGGCGATCATTATGTTTATCCAAGGAAAAATCGCCACGGGCGTATTCTTCATTATCTTTTACTCGATTCTGTCCTTTTCCGTGGAATACGTCATCAAACCCAAGCTTGTGGGAGACAGGGTCCAGATGCACCCCCTGCTGGTCTTTTTGGCCATCATGGGCGGCCTGAAAATCTTCGGCATCCTGGGCGTCATCTACGGCCCCCTCATCGTCACCTTCTTCCTCACCCTGGCCGACATCTACCGCGCCAGCTACAAAGCCATTGTGGAAGCATAA
- a CDS encoding toxin-antitoxin system YwqK family antitoxin has translation MIMMNSYEKIIRWPLSLRFWETGREYAKGRIEDGLRQGMWTFWYRSGAKQMEGEYKDGVQVGLWIKWWPNGQVATQGAFKDGWMHGEWNDWFDNGQKAMLSHWDMGRKTGVTTIWDRFGNEVKSQKHRAGREPRNYYPLMSNRDASFALATAQKMGMRNAWTRMVGKKVAAYLEPWQCTVWLMLFLPGYALLKPKMGLIAIPVSLVGAALISIGVVLATAYHDSITRPDIGLGKPKD, from the coding sequence ATGATTATGATGAATTCTTACGAAAAAATTATCCGTTGGCCCCTGTCGCTCCGCTTTTGGGAGACGGGCCGGGAGTACGCCAAAGGGCGTATTGAGGACGGCCTGCGCCAGGGCATGTGGACCTTTTGGTACCGCTCGGGCGCCAAGCAGATGGAAGGCGAGTACAAAGACGGCGTGCAGGTCGGCCTTTGGATCAAATGGTGGCCCAACGGACAAGTAGCCACCCAAGGCGCCTTTAAAGACGGTTGGATGCACGGCGAGTGGAACGACTGGTTCGACAACGGCCAAAAAGCCATGCTAAGCCATTGGGATATGGGCCGTAAAACCGGAGTCACCACCATCTGGGACCGGTTCGGCAACGAGGTGAAATCCCAAAAGCACCGGGCGGGCCGGGAGCCCCGGAATTACTACCCGCTCATGAGCAACCGGGACGCCTCTTTCGCCTTAGCCACCGCCCAGAAAATGGGCATGCGAAACGCCTGGACGAGGATGGTCGGCAAAAAAGTCGCCGCCTATCTGGAACCCTGGCAATGCACGGTCTGGCTCATGCTTTTTCTGCCCGGCTACGCCCTGTTAAAGCCTAAAATGGGATTGATCGCCATTCCGGTCAGCCTTGTGGGGGCGGCGCTTATTTCCATTGGCGTGGTCCTGGCGACCGCGTATCATGACAGCATAACCCGCCCGGACATCGGATTGGGCAAGCCAAAGGATTAG
- a CDS encoding thiolase family protein gives MKEAVIVSGARTAIGSFGGVLKSVPVIQLGSTVMKETLKRVNLRPVVSEAMLSAAPDALKDQGVIELEEKGMDWDDSAQPVAIDEVIMGNVLTSGQGQNPARQAMVQAGICKETPAFTVNKVCASGLKAIALGAASIMTGQADVILAGGQESMSNVPMALPLARWGYRMAISGKGEIDDLMVLDGLYEIFYGYHMGVTAENIASKYGITREEQDALGVLSHNRARKAITEGLFKDEIVPVSFMERRKEVVVDTDERPMDTSMEKMAKLRPAFIKDGTVTAGNASGINDGAASVLLMSAEKAQELGLEPLAKIKAFASAGMDPAYMGLGPIPAVRKVLKATGMSIDDLQMLEVNEAFASQAIACLRELGIDTEKPNELGSGISLGHPIGCTGARQMVTAIHHMERKGYNTGLITMCIGGGMGMAMIIEK, from the coding sequence ATGAAAGAAGCGGTAATCGTCAGCGGCGCACGGACCGCCATCGGATCTTTTGGCGGTGTATTGAAAAGCGTCCCCGTTATTCAACTGGGAAGCACGGTCATGAAAGAAACCCTTAAAAGGGTCAACCTCAGGCCGGTCGTCAGCGAAGCTATGCTTTCCGCCGCCCCGGACGCCCTCAAAGATCAGGGCGTCATTGAACTGGAAGAAAAGGGCATGGATTGGGACGACTCCGCCCAGCCCGTCGCCATTGACGAAGTCATCATGGGCAACGTGCTCACCTCCGGCCAGGGCCAGAATCCGGCTCGCCAGGCAATGGTTCAGGCGGGCATCTGCAAGGAAACCCCGGCTTTCACCGTAAACAAGGTTTGCGCTTCCGGCCTCAAGGCCATCGCCCTGGGCGCCGCTTCCATCATGACCGGACAGGCCGACGTTATCCTGGCCGGCGGCCAGGAAAGCATGAGCAACGTGCCCATGGCCCTGCCCCTGGCCCGTTGGGGATACCGCATGGCCATCTCCGGCAAAGGCGAAATCGACGACCTCATGGTCCTGGACGGCCTGTACGAAATCTTCTACGGCTACCACATGGGCGTCACCGCCGAGAACATCGCCAGCAAATACGGCATCACCCGCGAAGAACAGGACGCCTTGGGCGTGCTTTCCCATAATCGGGCCAGAAAAGCCATCACCGAAGGCCTGTTCAAGGACGAAATCGTCCCGGTCTCCTTCATGGAGCGCCGTAAGGAAGTGGTCGTGGACACTGACGAACGCCCCATGGACACCAGCATGGAGAAAATGGCCAAGCTGCGTCCCGCGTTCATCAAAGACGGTACGGTCACGGCCGGCAACGCCTCCGGCATCAACGACGGCGCCGCCTCCGTGCTTCTCATGAGCGCGGAAAAGGCTCAGGAACTGGGCCTGGAGCCCCTGGCGAAAATCAAGGCCTTCGCCTCCGCCGGCATGGACCCGGCCTACATGGGCCTCGGCCCCATCCCGGCGGTCCGCAAGGTGCTGAAAGCCACGGGCATGAGCATTGACGATTTGCAGATGCTGGAAGTGAACGAAGCCTTCGCCTCCCAGGCCATCGCCTGCCTGCGCGAACTGGGCATCGACACGGAAAAGCCCAACGAACTGGGCAGCGGCATCTCCCTGGGCCACCCCATCGGCTGCACAGGCGCCCGCCAGATGGTCACCGCCATTCATCACATGGAGCGTAAAGGCTACAACACCGGCCTCATCACCATGTGCATCGGCGGCGGCATGGGCATGGCCATGATTATTGAAAAATAA
- the nadC gene encoding carboxylating nicotinate-nucleotide diphosphorylase, which translates to MATKDNNSAPAPDAWRPGLEVSGIVKRLVALALEEDLATGDITTDPIVPPDRKGEAVIKAKENLLVAGMDMVRIVFDAVDPEIKIEVLTPDGVRARPGDIMARLSGRLRPLLWGERTALNFLQRLCGIATHTHAHVQEAKGLDVKLVDTRKTTPGWRLLEKYAVRVGGASNHRMGLFDGVLIKDNHIVAAGGITQAVGLARKGAPHMVRIEVEAASMNEVREALDAKADVIMLDNMNPDQISQAVQLIAGKALVEVSGGIKKETIRTMARTGVNILSCGALTHGARAVDISMKITV; encoded by the coding sequence ATGGCGACCAAGGATAACAATTCCGCTCCGGCCCCGGACGCATGGCGTCCGGGGCTGGAAGTCTCCGGCATTGTCAAAAGGCTTGTAGCCCTCGCCCTGGAAGAGGACTTGGCCACAGGAGACATCACCACCGATCCCATCGTGCCGCCGGATCGCAAGGGCGAAGCCGTTATCAAAGCCAAGGAAAACCTCCTGGTGGCGGGCATGGACATGGTGCGCATTGTCTTCGACGCCGTAGACCCGGAAATCAAGATCGAAGTCCTGACTCCCGACGGCGTCCGCGCCAGGCCCGGGGATATTATGGCCAGGCTTTCGGGCAGGCTGCGCCCCCTGCTGTGGGGCGAAAGGACCGCCCTCAACTTTCTCCAAAGGCTTTGCGGAATCGCCACCCACACCCATGCCCACGTGCAGGAGGCCAAGGGCCTGGACGTGAAACTGGTGGACACCAGAAAAACCACCCCGGGCTGGAGGCTGTTGGAAAAATACGCCGTGAGAGTCGGCGGCGCATCCAACCACCGTATGGGGCTTTTTGACGGCGTGCTGATCAAAGACAACCACATCGTGGCGGCGGGCGGGATCACCCAGGCGGTAGGCCTGGCTCGTAAAGGCGCTCCTCATATGGTTCGCATCGAGGTGGAGGCGGCTTCCATGAATGAAGTGCGGGAAGCGCTTGACGCAAAAGCGGACGTAATTATGTTGGATAATATGAACCCGGACCAAATCAGTCAGGCCGTGCAATTGATAGCGGGAAAGGCCCTGGTGGAGGTTTCCGGAGGCATAAAAAAAGAGACCATCCGCACGATGGCCCGGACAGGCGTCAACATCCTGTCGTGCGGGGCTCTGACCCACGGCGCACGAGCTGTGGACATCAGCATGAAAATTACGGTATAA